Below is a window of Candidatus Viadribacter manganicus DNA.
GACCGCTTCCTCGAAATCGTCGCAGACCAGGAAATCGGAGTCCGGATCGATTTTCCGCACGCTCCACAGAGTGCGCGCGAGGCCGTCCAGAAATCTGATTTCGCGCGCGATCCCCTGGAGCGGGTCCATGCATTGCCTCCGGCGCGACGTGTAAGCGTGTTCGCGCGGAAGCGGAACCGGTCAGGCGGTCGCGGCGGCTGCGAGTGCGGGCAGGAGCGGCGTCAGTGCGAGCAGCACGGTGATCAGGTAAGCAAATAGGCGTTTCATCGGGCCCTCCGAAGAGGCTCTGATCTAGGCGCGCCGCGTAACAGCGGTGTTGCGGGTTTATTTCAAACCCGAGGCGTTTTGGCGCCGTTTAGTTTGCGGCGTCGCCTTCGGGGAATGCGCCCACGAAATCCATGATGTAGCGCCCTGGCGGGTTGAAGGCGGCGAGGAAGTTGCTGGCGTGCTGTTCGGCCAATTCCTGGCTCGGGAACGCGTCAGGGCCGGCATGGATACCCGGAAACACCGTGCCGACGCGATAGAGCGTCAGCACGTGATAGACGCGGTAATAGTTCCGCCAGCGTTTCGCGGGCGGAGGCGTCTTCGTTTGGGGCTTAGGAGCAAGGCCGAGCATGAAAGATAGGTGAGGGGCGGCGCGCACCAGATCAAGCGGCTTATCCGCTTTCGATGCGCCTGCCGGCTTGCAGCAGCTGGCGCATCAGCGCTTTGGCGGCGCGCAGGCATTTCAGCAAACGTATGCGCTCGGGATGTACTAATGGGTTTGGGCGCAGAAATTCGAGTGTGCAAGTTTTGCACACTGGCTCGGGCCCTCTGGACGCATTAGAGCGCGCGATTAAGGTCGGCGGCTTGAGAAGTTCTAGGGGAAAAATGCTACGCCAGCTTTTCGCGGCCGTAGCTTTAGGCGCGGTTTCACTTTTGGCCGGTTGCGTCACGCAGATGTCGGCGGCGGACCAGACGCCGGCTCTGCAATACACGCCGCCGGATCGCACTTTGGTTGCGGTGATTGATGAGCACACTGTCGTTCGTGAGGGACGTCCGCCGACCTGCGCGGGCGTGATGCGACCGCTTTATGGAATTCCAACGGATGCTGCCCTCGACCTCTTGATGATGGGGTCTAAGGAGGACAAGCGCCTGACGATGGCGCAGTTCATAGGCAAATCGCTTGGATCGGCGCGTGCAGCTTGATCGGCGCGATCACCCAATACCAGTTGCGCCATAGTTTTGCCGGTTCGATGCGGACGGCAGGCCGTTCTTCGAGTTCGAGCATGGGCGATCACGTGGGACGCGCAGCACGAATGTCAGGGGCGCAAGGGATTTATTTCTTGCTGTGGGCGCGTGTGCACTCTCTTTCCACCTCGCCCCGAGCGGGAGAGGTCGCGCGCTTTGCGCGCGGGTGAGGGGTCGAGTTTGAAGGTGAGCTCCTCACCCTCGCCCTGTCCCGCGCTGCGGGAGAGGGGGCGATGGGGTTAGTCGATCGGCTCGCGTTTTTCGCCGGTGGGGTGGACGTAGATTTCGCTGCCGACTTCTTTGAATTTCGCGCTCATCTCTTCCATGCCGCGTTCGGCTTCTTCTATTTTTGCGGCGTAATCCCGCACGTCCTGCGTGATTTTCATGCTGCAGAATTTTGGGCCGCACATGGAGCAGAAGTGCGCGGTTTTGTGTGCGTCTTTCGGCAAAGTTTCGTCGTGGAAGGATTTCGCGGTGTCGGGGTCGAGACCTAGATTGAATTGGTCTTCCCAGCGGAATTCGAATCTTGCGCGGGAGAGCGCGTCGTCGCGGGTGCGGGCGTAGGGGTGGCCTTTGGCGAGGTCGGCGGCGTGCGCGGCGAGTTTGTAGGTGATGACGCCGACTTTGACGTCGTCGCGATCGGGCAAGCCCAGGTGCTCTTTCGGTGTGACGTAGCAGAGCATCGCCGTGCCGAACCAGCCGATCATGGCGGCGCCGATGGCTGAGGTGATGTGGTCGTAGCCGGGCGCGATGTCGGTGGTGAGCGGGCCTAACGTGTAGAAGGGCGCCTCGCCGCAGACTTCGAGCTGCTTGTCCATGTTCTCCTTGATCTTGTGCATCGGCACGTGGCCGGGGCCTTCTATCATGGTTTGCACGCCGTGCGCCCAGGCGATCTTGGTGAGTTCGCCTAGGGTTTCGAGTTCGGCGAATTGTGCCGCGTCGTTGGCGTCGGCGATGGAGCCGGGGCGGAGGCCGTCGCCAAGTGAGAAGCTCACGTCGTAGGCGCGCATGATTTCGCAGATCTCGGCGAAGTGCGTGTAGAGGAAGCTCTCTTTGTGGTGACTCAAGCACCACTTGGCCATGATCGAGCCGCCGCGGCTGACGATGCCGGTGACGCGCTTGGCGGTGAGATGGATGAACGGCAGGCGCACGCCGGCGTGGACGGTGAAATAGTCGACGCCTTGTTCGGCCTGTTCGATCAAAGTGTCGCGATAGATTTCCCAGGTCAGATCTTCGGCGATGCCGCCGACTTTTTCGAGCGCCTGATAGAGCGGCACGGTGCCGATGGGCACGGGTGCGTTGCGGATGATCCAGTCGCGGATGTTGTGGATGTTGCGGCCGGTGGAGAGGTCCATGACGGTGTCGGCGCCGTGGCGGATGGACCAGACCATTTTGTCGACTTCCTCAGCCATGGAGGAGGTGACGGCGCTGTTGCCGATATTGGCGTTGATCTTCACGAGGAAGTTGCGGCCGATGATCATCGGCTCGAGCTCGGCGTGGTTGATGTTGGCCGGGATGATGGCGCGGCCGCGGGCGATTTCGCTACGGACGAATTCGGGCGTGACGAAATCGGGGATGGCTGCGCCGAAGTCTTGGCCATCGCGAATGCCGAGGGCTTCGCGGCGCATGTTTTCACGGATGGCGACGTATTCCATCTCCGGCGTGATGATGCCGCGGCGGGCGTATTCGAGTTGGGTGACGGCAACGCCCTGCTTGGCGCGCAGCACGCGGGGTTGCTTCGGGAAAGGCGGCGTCAGTTTTTCTTCGCTGACGTTGCCGTTGTCTTCCGGCTTCACGGCGCGGCCGTCGATCTCCTCGACATCGCCGCGCGCTTTCACCCATTTGGCGCGCGTGCGGGCGAGGCCTGCATTAATGTCGATGGCGATGGCGGGATCGGTGTAGGGACCGGAGGGATCGTAGATCGTCACCGGCGTTTCGTTGGCGGTGGGATGCACCGCAACTTCGCGGAAAGGCACGCGCAGATCGGGGTGCGCGCAACCGCTGGCGTAGACTTTGCGCGAGCCCACTAGAGGTCCAGTGGTTACGCTCGGTGCGAACGCAGTTTGGTTCTCGGGCTTATTCATAAAGCGCTCCTCCCTCCGCCGGTGCTAACCGGTTCAGGTTCTACGGGTCAGAGCGGGATGCTCAATCTCAGCCGCTTGTCGCATTCAGGCGAAGTGGGAACCGGTTCGGCGCCCGGAATGCGACCACTTAAAAGCAAGCGCGCGCTCGGACGGAAAACCGGGATCCACTTTTCCTGAGCGCGCTTATGCAGCCCCCCGGGATATGCGCGTGATGTAGGCCTAAGCGCTGCGCTTGGCAAACCAGCCGACGAAGCTGAGCCATGCGCCGAAGAGCAGCAGCAGAACGGCCGCGCCCTGCAGCAGAAGCGGCGCGCGAATGGTGATGGCGGTGAGTTGCGCGCCGAATTCAGGCGCCGCCATCAAGGAGGCGCCTTTGAGTGCGGCGAGAATGCCGGTGAGCGAAACCGCGATCGCGGCAGGGCTCGACCAATGGTGGTGTCCGGTAAAGAGGACGAGGCCAGCAATCAAGGTGAAGGCGCCGGCGGTGAGCACCAAGGGCGCGTTCTGCATGAAGGTGGGCAGCAGGAGTTCGAACGTGTGCTGGCGCGTCAGCAGAGTGATGGCCATCACGATGTAGTAGGGGCCGATCACGCGGGCGCAGAAGCGGGTGGCGGCGGCTTGAGCTTCAGTCATGGGATTACCCTCGCGCGACAAGGGTAGGGCGTCGATGCGGCGGATCAAGCGCGTGTTAGCCGCAATTGGATCATGTTTTGGCGCGAAAGCGTCGTGTCGCAGGGCGTGTCCGGCGTAAGCCATTGCTTCGGGCTGGGCGCGTGCGCATGGTCCGTGCCGAGGAGACGACGCGTATGGGAACGCCCGCCGATTACACCATTATCGTGCTGCTGGTGGCCGTGGGCGTGGCGCTGTGGACGGCTTTGGATCGGCTGGCGCAGTTGCAGCGCGACGTCGATGCGCTGAAGCGGCGCGCGGGCGTGGAAGAAACGCCGGACCAAACCTAGCGCGGGAGGGGCGGCGGCGGTTCGCTGGTGATGAGGCGCGTCGTCGATTGGGTGAAGACGATGCCGGCCTTATCGAAGGCGAGGCGGATGCGCCGCAGATACTCGCGCTGAACCGCCCATTGTTTGCCTGGCGCGGTGCGGATGCGGGCTTTGAGCAAGACACCGGCTTCGGAGACGCGGTCGACGCCCGCGATCTCGATCGGCGCGACGATCATGGAATGGAATTCAGTATCTTCGCGCACCTCGTCACCGATGGATTTCATGAGCTCGAGCGCTCTAGCGATGTCGCTGATGTGGTCGAGCGGGAAATCGAACACGGCGTAGGAGAAGATCTTGGTGCGGTTCGAGATCACTTGCGCCTCGCTGTACGGGAAGATGTGCAAGGTGCCGTCATAGGCGCGCAGCTTGATGGTGCGCAGCGACATGTCCTCGACCGTGCCT
It encodes the following:
- the thiC gene encoding phosphomethylpyrimidine synthase ThiC, with the protein product MNKPENQTAFAPSVTTGPLVGSRKVYASGCAHPDLRVPFREVAVHPTANETPVTIYDPSGPYTDPAIAIDINAGLARTRAKWVKARGDVEEIDGRAVKPEDNGNVSEEKLTPPFPKQPRVLRAKQGVAVTQLEYARRGIITPEMEYVAIRENMRREALGIRDGQDFGAAIPDFVTPEFVRSEIARGRAIIPANINHAELEPMIIGRNFLVKINANIGNSAVTSSMAEEVDKMVWSIRHGADTVMDLSTGRNIHNIRDWIIRNAPVPIGTVPLYQALEKVGGIAEDLTWEIYRDTLIEQAEQGVDYFTVHAGVRLPFIHLTAKRVTGIVSRGGSIMAKWCLSHHKESFLYTHFAEICEIMRAYDVSFSLGDGLRPGSIADANDAAQFAELETLGELTKIAWAHGVQTMIEGPGHVPMHKIKENMDKQLEVCGEAPFYTLGPLTTDIAPGYDHITSAIGAAMIGWFGTAMLCYVTPKEHLGLPDRDDVKVGVITYKLAAHAADLAKGHPYARTRDDALSRARFEFRWEDQFNLGLDPDTAKSFHDETLPKDAHKTAHFCSMCGPKFCSMKITQDVRDYAAKIEEAERGMEEMSAKFKEVGSEIYVHPTGEKREPID